A portion of the candidate division WOR-3 bacterium genome contains these proteins:
- a CDS encoding ABC transporter substrate-binding protein, whose product MMTIRTAVVSFLVLALVACPGKPKVRTAAVTVTFWHAMGGPLGDALKEMVSRFEKENPGTSINLVSMGGYSSLSQKLMAAIQVNAPPNMAQMYESWTTQFHQLGKLVVLDSLVNGPAGFSAEDLADFYAPFLEDNRWDGRLVTMPFNKSVPVFFYNIEMLRAAGYEKFPSSWDEFRVMVRKLTDRSRGIWGTVGGVNEWMFGCMLRQQGGDFLDEDNRRVLFNSPAGVRAAEFMYELVAKDSSAVFGIGYDPQNDFLSGKIACIWGTSASWAFMKDNMTFPVGIARIPTWDRPNVLSFGTNIGVFRTGTPDQIEACWRFIKWFTSPEQQAEWAVRTSYVPCRRSSLQVPSYAKMIQEIPGLADELAQLEYVSFEPKTEEWFEGRKVLGEALERIMRGEKGAKQALDEAAAEVEKGLRK is encoded by the coding sequence ATGATGACAATCAGAACAGCCGTTGTTTCGTTCCTGGTGCTGGCGCTGGTCGCGTGTCCGGGCAAGCCCAAGGTTCGCACCGCTGCGGTCACCGTGACATTCTGGCATGCAATGGGCGGGCCTCTGGGCGATGCCCTGAAGGAGATGGTGAGCAGGTTTGAGAAGGAGAATCCTGGCACGAGTATCAATCTTGTCTCGATGGGCGGGTACTCAAGTCTTTCCCAGAAGCTGATGGCTGCGATTCAGGTGAATGCACCGCCGAACATGGCGCAGATGTATGAGTCGTGGACTACTCAGTTCCACCAGTTGGGAAAGCTGGTTGTGCTCGATTCGCTTGTGAACGGCCCGGCCGGGTTCAGCGCCGAGGATTTGGCTGATTTCTACGCTCCGTTTCTTGAGGACAACCGGTGGGACGGCAGGCTGGTGACGATGCCTTTCAATAAGTCAGTGCCGGTGTTCTTCTACAACATCGAGATGCTGAGGGCCGCGGGCTATGAGAAGTTCCCTTCAAGCTGGGATGAATTCCGGGTGATGGTCAGGAAGCTGACCGACCGGAGCCGGGGGATTTGGGGAACGGTCGGTGGCGTGAACGAGTGGATGTTCGGATGCATGCTGCGACAACAGGGCGGCGACTTCCTGGACGAAGACAACCGGAGAGTGCTGTTCAATTCTCCGGCCGGAGTAAGGGCCGCAGAGTTCATGTACGAGCTCGTGGCCAAGGATTCTTCGGCAGTGTTCGGCATCGGGTACGACCCGCAGAATGACTTTCTTTCAGGGAAGATTGCCTGCATTTGGGGAACGTCGGCGTCCTGGGCATTCATGAAGGACAACATGACGTTTCCGGTTGGCATCGCCCGGATACCGACCTGGGACAGGCCCAACGTGCTTTCGTTCGGCACAAACATCGGTGTGTTCCGCACCGGGACACCGGATCAGATTGAGGCGTGCTGGCGGTTCATCAAGTGGTTCACGAGTCCTGAGCAGCAGGCCGAGTGGGCAGTGCGGACGTCTTACGTGCCGTGCCGCCGGAGTTCGCTACAGGTGCCGTCGTATGCGAAGATGATTCAGGAAATACCTGGACTTGCGGACGAACTGGCTCAGCTTGAATACGTTTCGTTCGAGCCGAAGACCGAGGAGTGGTTTGAGGGCCGTAAGGTTCTGGGTGAGGCGCTGGAGCGGATAATGCGGGGCGAGAAAGGGGCGAAACAGGCGCTGGATGAGGCGGCAGCCGAAGTGGAGAAAGGGCTCAGGAAATGA